AAGGGCATGAATCTGCCGAGTGCGCCTGACAAGAAGCGGCAGGACATGCTGAAGAAACTGGGCGCGCTGTCGGGTGCGGCATTCGACAGCGCCTACATGGCGCAGGGCGGCGTGAATTCTCACAAGGAAAGTCATGAGATGCTGCAGGCCGCGCAAACCCGCGCCACCGATCCCGAACTGAAGGCGCTGGCCGGGAAGGCGTTGCCGACCGTGGATCAGCACCTGAAGATGGCGCAGGATGTGAAAAGCGGCAAGGGCGGTGGCGCTACGGTTTCTGGCGCATCCGGCAGCTCGGGCGTGCAATGATCGGATGCATGGGCATGGCATCAATGCATGACGTCGCGTTGGCAAGGAGCAATCCATGGATAACGATGAAATCGCTGCCGTACTGAACGACCTGATCGAAACCTGCAAGGATGGCGAGGCCGGTTTCCGGACCTGCGCCGACGACGTGAACGCGCAGCAGCTCAAGATCTTCCTGCAAAACCGCGCGCAAAGCTGTGCGTCGGCCGCCGAGGATTTGCAGCAACTGGTGCGTACCTTCGGCCGCGTTCCGGAAACGCGGGGTGGGCTGGGCGGCGTATTGCATCGCCGCTGGATCGATGTCAAATCGCTGCTCACGAGCCACGACGCGGCACCGGTGCTGGAAGAGTGCGAACGCGGTGAAGATGTGGCCGAGCAGAATTACCGCAATGCGCTGGAAAAGAAGCTGCCGCCCGACGTGCGCGCCATCGTCGAGCGTCAGTATCAGGGCGTGCTGCGCAATCGCGAGCAGGTCAGAAAACTGCACGAGCAGTATCGGACCGCTTGAGTTTGTGCGACCACTTCGGGGAATGGCTTGCGAGTAAAATAGCGCCTTGCCCGTTGCCGCATATCCTTGCGGCAACGGGCTTCCGCTCCACAGCGCCCTTGCCTTGCCGGCAAGCACGCCATTCAAGCCTCACCCGGAACCATGCTGCGACTGACCCAAGTACACCTCCCGCTCGACCACGCCGACTCTGCGATCACGGATGCCATCCTCGCACGATTGCAGATCGGACAAGACCGGCTGATCGATTACACCATTTTTCGCCGCGGCTACGATGCGCGCAAGCGCAGCGCGATCACGCTGGTGTACACGCTCGATGTGAACGTGAAGGACGAGGCGGCGCTGTTGCTGAAATTCAAGGGCGTGCCGGATATTGTCGTCGCGCCGGACACCACGTACCAATTCGTCACGCAGGCGCCGGCCGCGCTTGTCGATGCGGCGCGCCGACCGGTCGTGATCGGCACCGGGCCGTGCGGCATTTTTGCCGGATTGATTCTGGCGCAGATGGGCTTTCGCCCCATCATTCTCGAACGCGGCAAGGCCGTGCGCGAACGCACCAAGGATACCTGGGACCTGTGGCGCAAGCGCGAACTGCATCCGGAATCGAACGTGCAGTTCGGTGAAGGCGGCGCCGGCACTTTTTCCGACGGCAAGCTGCACAGCCAGATCAAGGACCCGAAGCATTACGGCCGCAAGGTGCTGACCGAATTCGTGAAGGCCTATGCGCCGCCGGAAATCCTCTACGTCAGCAAGCCGCACATCGGTACCTTTCGCCTCGTCAAGATGCTGCAGGAAATGCGCGCGACGATCGAATCGCTGGGCGGCGAATTCCGCTTCCAGAGCAAGGTGGTCGATCTCGACATCGACAAGGAGCAAGTTCGCGGCGTGGTACTGGCCGGCGGCGAAACCATCGCGACCGATCACGTGGTGCTCGCGGTCGGCCACAGCGCGCGCGACACGTTTCAAATGCTGTACGAGCGCGGCGTCTACCTCGAAGCCAAGCCCTTCTCGATCGGCTTTCGCGCCGAGCATCCGCAGTCGCTGATCGACCGCGCGCGCTTCGGCAACTTCGCCGGCCATCCTCTGCTCGGTGCGGCCGATTACAAGCTGGTGCATCACGCGAAGAACGGCCGCTCGGTGTACAGCTTCTGCATGTGCCCCGGCGGCACCGTGGTGGCCGCGACCTCGGAGCCGGGGCGCGTGGTCACCAACGGCATGAGCCAGTATTCGCGCAACGAGCGCAACGCCAACAGCGGCATCGTGGTCGGCATCACGCCCGACGACTATCCGGGCCATCCGCTGGCCGGCATCGCCTTCCAGCGCGAGCTGGAGTCGCGCGCCTACGTACTGGGCGGCAGCAACTACGATGCGCCGGGCCAGCTCGTCGGCGACTTCATCGCGGGCACGGCCTCCACCGAATTCGGTTCCGTGCAGCCCTCGTACAAGCCGGGTGTGCGCCTGGGCGATCTCGGCCCCAGCCTGCCCGAATATGCGATCGAGGCGATCCGCGAAGCGCTGCCGGCATTCGACCGCCAGATCAAGGGCTATGCGATGCGCGACGCGGTGCTGACCGGCGTCGAGACGCGCACCTCGTCGCCGGTGCGCATCAAGCGCCAAGACAACTTCCAGAGCATGAACACGAAAGGCCTGTTCCCCGCGGGAGAGGGCGCGGGCTACGCCGGCGGCATCCTGTCCGCCGCGGTCGACGGCATCAAGGTCGCCGAAGCGGTCGCCTTGAGCATGACCGGCAGCACCGACGCGCACGGCGGCGCGCATGCCGGACCGCAAACCTATTGATTCGAGGAAGGCATCCTGCGCATGGATGAGCGGGATGCATGGAGGGTGGCGCGGATCAAGACGATGACCAATCTCGATGAGGCTCGCCGCAACATTTTCCGGTCGCCGGTCGTCATTGTAGCGATCACCAGGACGGACAGGTCAGGACGGTCCGATGGATCAAATGTGGTCCAGGCAATCCGTCACACCTGCTGTCAATACCCGGCTGTGGTCACGACTGATTCCTGGGTTCATATTGCGCCCATAGCGTCGCTCCACCTTTCGGGTCTTCGATCAAGCTGCCGTCTGTCGGATCGCACAAGTAGCCTTTTTGCCAAGGCGGGCACACCTGCTCTCCCCCAAACCAGAAATGTACGTGCTGCTGAACCTGGGAATCATCTCGATTCCTGTATATCCACCGCAATTCGGCACCAGTCAAGGCACGATTCTTCACCTCCCTCGCATCGCCCTGACTCGATCGATCCCCGTTTTTTCCGCGGTGGTTTTTGAGAACAACGGATTGCATGTCCAGCCCGTCGAGAACGAAATGAACATGCTTGTGCGCCACCTTTGTAGCCCAATGCAAACCGCCTTTCACTTTGCGACGAACGGCTTCATTGGTGTCCGCGCCGTCTACTGCTGACTTGTACTTTTCATGATTCGTCAGGGCTTTTATGAAATTGGCCTCATCAGAAGGGACCCAGGCCTTTCTTTTTTCGACCGACAGGACACGATAGTCGTCTATTCGTTCTGAACGAGGTCCCTCTCCTTTCTCTGGCTTGAATGGGCCCTGATCGATGTACCACTTCCGACCTACCCCAAACTCGCCTTTCTCGATTCCATAAACCAGATCACCGGGTTGGAATTTCCGCTCTTGCCATCCGCCGTTGTCGGCCATGACCGGGGCGGCGCCAGCAACGAGATGATGATGTGCGGTACTTGAGGCTTCTGGCTCGCTTGCTGCACTCTCGCCATGCGATCCCCACGTCAGGATGTTGAATCGCGTAGCGTCCGTTTTCTTGTTGAGAAGACGCCTGGATAAGGTGTGATTGCTTGCGGTACGCTCGCGCTCTTCGCGCTCTTGCTTCAGTTGCTTGCCGATCCGTGGCCGTTGCGCCTGCCTTTTATGTGATTCAAAGCTTCGCATGCTGGAAAGTGACTTGTGATGACTTGATCTCGTTTCGGATTGTGAACCGTCCTGCTGTTCCGCCAGCGTGTTCTGCGCGTCTGTCTCAGATGTTGAAGGCAATGCGGGAAGAGGCTTGCCTTGAAACAATGCCATATCGATTTGACCAACTCCTGCCGCCATTGCTTCAGGCTGTTCTGCAGGTATTGGTGGCAGATCTTTTTCAAGACCCTTGTCAGGATCCTTGTTGCGGTTTCTCTTGTGCCGGGAGAAAAGCCATGCGGCAGAGCCCTGTGAATTTGCCCGCCTTTCAGGCGCGGCATTCGGCAGAGCCGCCGTATCGTGAGCGGCAGTGCGTTCGGGAGTTCTTCGATGAGTCTGCGAAATTTGAAGGTTGAACCCAATCCCTAGAAGCGATATGCGCATTTGTATTTACCAAAGGTTGCGAAAAAGGATCACTACACCCTGTGTAGGTGGCCAAATAAAGCAAAGGGTTCCATTCAAACAATTCCCAGCAACACATTGCGCAAGGCGACCGCATCGTTGTGCGCTTCGTCATGGGCGGCATAGATGAGCGTAATCCGGCTCTGCCTCGCCATGTTCCGCAATCGGTCGAGCTGCTCGCCGTGTTGCCGCAATTCCTCCGCATAGCGGCTGCAGAACTCCTGCCAGCGCGCCGGATCGTGACCGAACCACTTGCGCAGTTCGGTGCTGGGTGCCAGTTCCTTGAACCATTGATCGAGCGCCGCCGCCTCCTTCGATATGCCGCGCGGCCACAGCCGGTCCACCAGCACGCGGATGCCGTCGTCCGCCTCGACCGGGGCATAAGCGCGCTTCAACTTGATGTTGCCAACCGGAATTCGCGTGTGCATCGTCGCCACCTCGTCATGTGCCTGTCGTCGAATGGGACTCGCGATCCCTTGCTTTTGTTCGGCATGGTCGGGCCGCCGGCACGCTATGATCGATTGCGTCACCGCCGCGGGCGGTGCATATTGCCGAGCGACACCCGCAGGCGGGCCGTAGAGGAGGCATCGACATCATGGGCAATTCCGACGACACCAATCCTGTTGCCGACCAACCGCGCAAGCCGCTTCCCCAGGGATATCGGCAGGGGCTCATCACGGCGATCACGGTCCTGCTCGGTTTTTCACTGGGCTTCTTCCGCTTCTGGGGCTTCGAGGCACCGGGCATGTGGACGTGGCGCTCCATCATTCCGGCCACGGCGCTGATGGTGGCCGTGATGCTGCAAACCATCGCCTTGTATCGCGCCTTGCGTCTCGAGGATGACGAGGAACGCGAATATCGCAAGACCGTCGCATGGTTCATCGCCTCCGCCGTGGCGCTGGTGGCCGGATTGATATTGGCGGCGCTGGAAATCGCCTGAATCGAAGCGGAGCGTCAACTGCTATGATCGTTCTCCATTCGAACAAGGAGATGCTCCACCGAGCGTGTTTTCAATGCCGCACCATCTGCTTCTGTCCGTCGTGATCATGCTTTACCTGGCCGCCAGTGCTGCCGCATTCATTGCCTATGCACTGGACAAGTCGGCGGCGAGAAACGGCCGCCGGCGAATACGGGAAAACACGCTGCACCTGTTTGCCATCCTGGGCGGCTGGCCGGGCGCGCTGATCGCGCAGCGGCTCTTGCGTCACAAGTCGCGCAAACCGTCTTTTCAAACTGCCTTCCGGGCGACCGTCATGCTCAATTGCGGTGCGCTCGGCGGGTTCCTGTACGCAGCCGGCACCCTGTGAAGGCGCGCCGCATTCACCGTCGAAAGGAAGCGCATGGTCAAGGTGTATGGCGATATTCAATCCGGGAATTGCTACAAGATCAAATTGCTGATGTCCCTGCTCGGCATCGCGCATGAATGGATTCACGTCGACATCCTGAACAAGGAAACGAAGGCGGACACCTTCCTCGCGATGAATCCGAACGCGAAGATTCCCGTTCTTGAAATAGAGCGCGGCACCCATCTCTGGGAGTCGAACGCGATCCTGAACTATCTCGCCGAAGGCACGGTCTTCCTGCCGGATGACAGATTGCAGCGGGCGCGCGTGCTGCAGTGGCAGTTCTTCGAGCAATACAGCCACGAACCCTATGTGGCCGTCGCGCGCTTCATCGCGAAGTATCTTGGTTTGCCGGAGGCGCGGCGGGCGGAATTCCTGTCGAAGCAGGAAGGCGGCCACAAGGCGCTGCGCGTGATGGAAACGCAGTTGCGGCAGACGCCGTATCTGACCGGCGATCAATACACCATCGCCGATGTCTCGCTGTATGCCTACACGCATGTGGCCGACGAAGGCGGCTTCGACCTTTCGCTGTATCCGGCCATCTCGCGCTGGCTCGCGCGCATCGCGGACCAGCCGCGGCATGTGACGATCGCACAACTGACGGCGTGAGGACGCGATGGAAACCGAAAGCACCATCAGGGAATTCTGGTTCGGCTCGCAGGCCGACGACAGCGCGGTGGCCAGCGAGCGTGCCGCGCTCTGGTGGTCGAAGAATC
The Noviherbaspirillum cavernae DNA segment above includes these coding regions:
- a CDS encoding NAD(P)/FAD-dependent oxidoreductase, translated to MLRLTQVHLPLDHADSAITDAILARLQIGQDRLIDYTIFRRGYDARKRSAITLVYTLDVNVKDEAALLLKFKGVPDIVVAPDTTYQFVTQAPAALVDAARRPVVIGTGPCGIFAGLILAQMGFRPIILERGKAVRERTKDTWDLWRKRELHPESNVQFGEGGAGTFSDGKLHSQIKDPKHYGRKVLTEFVKAYAPPEILYVSKPHIGTFRLVKMLQEMRATIESLGGEFRFQSKVVDLDIDKEQVRGVVLAGGETIATDHVVLAVGHSARDTFQMLYERGVYLEAKPFSIGFRAEHPQSLIDRARFGNFAGHPLLGAADYKLVHHAKNGRSVYSFCMCPGGTVVAATSEPGRVVTNGMSQYSRNERNANSGIVVGITPDDYPGHPLAGIAFQRELESRAYVLGGSNYDAPGQLVGDFIAGTASTEFGSVQPSYKPGVRLGDLGPSLPEYAIEAIREALPAFDRQIKGYAMRDAVLTGVETRTSSPVRIKRQDNFQSMNTKGLFPAGEGAGYAGGILSAAVDGIKVAEAVALSMTGSTDAHGGAHAGPQTY
- a CDS encoding DUF1294 domain-containing protein produces the protein MPHHLLLSVVIMLYLAASAAAFIAYALDKSAARNGRRRIRENTLHLFAILGGWPGALIAQRLLRHKSRKPSFQTAFRATVMLNCGALGGFLYAAGTL
- a CDS encoding glutathione S-transferase family protein; the encoded protein is MVKVYGDIQSGNCYKIKLLMSLLGIAHEWIHVDILNKETKADTFLAMNPNAKIPVLEIERGTHLWESNAILNYLAEGTVFLPDDRLQRARVLQWQFFEQYSHEPYVAVARFIAKYLGLPEARRAEFLSKQEGGHKALRVMETQLRQTPYLTGDQYTIADVSLYAYTHVADEGGFDLSLYPAISRWLARIADQPRHVTIAQLTA
- a CDS encoding DUF488 domain-containing protein, producing MHTRIPVGNIKLKRAYAPVEADDGIRVLVDRLWPRGISKEAAALDQWFKELAPSTELRKWFGHDPARWQEFCSRYAEELRQHGEQLDRLRNMARQSRITLIYAAHDEAHNDAVALRNVLLGIV
- a CDS encoding ferritin-like domain-containing protein, with the translated sequence MDNDEIAAVLNDLIETCKDGEAGFRTCADDVNAQQLKIFLQNRAQSCASAAEDLQQLVRTFGRVPETRGGLGGVLHRRWIDVKSLLTSHDAAPVLEECERGEDVAEQNYRNALEKKLPPDVRAIVERQYQGVLRNREQVRKLHEQYRTA